Proteins from a genomic interval of Cyanobium sp. AMD-g:
- a CDS encoding class I SAM-dependent methyltransferase, translating into MTTPSSLKRVLSPVVQLKRCLDRQFYACNQFRKESQTSFRQWISVSRRLQDPYLIVGTTNSSNRDHWVQSVLAEVAPKSRLLDAGSGEQKYRRFCSHLHYVSQDNAAYDGKGDGHGGHVESWTYGATDYVCDIVDIPATSDSFDVVLCTEVLEHLPDPVAAITELARILRPGGLLLLTAPFCSFTHFSPYFFSTGFSRNWYSRHLEDLGFSCVEMTPNGNYFEYLAQELRRLPQMAKAYSLVHESWRIRLAMLAILRFLQMCSSLDRGSCDYSCYGWHVKATKTFASEDHAG; encoded by the coding sequence ATGACAACCCCCAGCTCTCTGAAGCGTGTTTTATCTCCCGTTGTCCAGCTCAAGCGATGTCTTGACCGTCAGTTTTATGCTTGCAATCAATTCAGGAAAGAATCCCAGACTTCTTTCCGGCAGTGGATCTCAGTTTCTCGTCGTCTCCAGGATCCCTACCTGATTGTCGGGACGACGAATTCCAGTAACCGTGATCATTGGGTCCAATCGGTTCTTGCCGAGGTTGCGCCGAAGTCGCGGTTGCTGGATGCCGGCTCTGGCGAGCAGAAGTATCGACGCTTCTGCTCGCATCTTCACTACGTCTCGCAGGACAACGCTGCGTATGACGGGAAGGGTGATGGCCATGGGGGACATGTTGAGAGCTGGACCTATGGTGCCACTGACTATGTCTGCGATATCGTCGATATACCGGCAACCAGTGATTCTTTTGATGTCGTCTTGTGTACTGAGGTTCTAGAGCATCTGCCCGACCCTGTGGCGGCCATAACAGAGCTTGCTCGTATCTTGCGGCCCGGTGGGCTGCTCCTCCTTACGGCTCCTTTCTGCAGTTTCACGCACTTCTCGCCTTATTTCTTTTCAACTGGTTTCTCCCGTAACTGGTATTCCAGGCATCTGGAGGATCTTGGTTTTAGCTGCGTTGAGATGACGCCGAATGGAAACTACTTTGAGTATCTCGCACAGGAACTAAGGAGGCTTCCGCAGATGGCCAAGGCCTACTCCCTTGTGCACGAATCGTGGCGTATCCGCTTGGCGATGCTTGCTATTTTGAGATTCCTGCAGATGTGTTCATCTCTTGATCGAGGCTCTTGTGACTACAGCTGTTACGGCTGGCATGTCAAGGCGACCAAAACCTTCGCGTCTGAGGATCATGCGGGTTAG